The following proteins are co-located in the Desulfoscipio sp. XC116 genome:
- a CDS encoding type II toxin-antitoxin system HicB family antitoxin, with protein sequence MPSLPGCITEGDTIQEVPENAHEAIKGYLEALKLQVARCLKRIFSYFTGKLRFHCDDDTALSSDM encoded by the coding sequence GTGCCGTCGTTGCCCGGTTGCATAACTGAAGGGGATACTATCCAGGAAGTCCCGGAGAATGCCCACGAAGCTATCAAGGGATACTTAGAAGCGTTAAAGCTCCAGGTCGCCCGCTGCCTGAAAAGGATATTCAGTTATTTTACGGGGAAGTTGAGGTTTCATTGTGATGATGACACCGCGCTTTCCTCGGATATGTGA
- a CDS encoding DUF1540 domain-containing protein, with the protein MNQHVHCIINNCHYWKEGNKCLANEILVTPDAFASEQLDSIDATMAKQLTPAAADSCMSTCCKTFVPKSSAKINADNITKMS; encoded by the coding sequence ATGAATCAACACGTCCACTGCATCATTAATAATTGCCACTATTGGAAGGAAGGCAACAAGTGCCTGGCTAATGAAATTCTAGTAACCCCCGATGCTTTTGCATCAGAACAGCTGGATAGTATTGACGCCACCATGGCCAAACAACTAACCCCTGCGGCAGCGGATTCCTGCATGTCTACTTGCTGCAAAACTTTTGTCCCCAAAAGCTCCGCAAAAATAAATGCCGACAATATCACCAAAATGTCCTGA
- a CDS encoding HPP family protein, with protein MKNTLEQTVPGWHNMVIKTLVTYLCKMKGGRCTSLPMFSISGLFVTALGSFAGIGLVAILSDHYHLPLLLPSFGASAVLLYAACHVPMAQPRNVVGGHLISALMGVTVYQVCGDAWWAIALGVTSAIVAMTLTRTLHPPGGATAFIAVYTAQDFGFIFSPVGLGALCLVLIALLVNNISTERKYPDYWY; from the coding sequence ATGAAGAATACCCTGGAGCAAACAGTACCGGGTTGGCATAATATGGTAATAAAAACACTGGTTACTTACCTATGTAAGATGAAAGGCGGCCGATGCACGTCACTGCCGATGTTCTCCATATCCGGCCTATTTGTTACGGCACTGGGTAGTTTTGCCGGTATCGGACTGGTGGCGATTTTATCGGACCATTACCATTTACCGCTTTTGTTGCCCTCTTTTGGCGCTTCGGCAGTATTGCTTTACGCTGCCTGTCATGTACCAATGGCTCAACCCAGAAACGTTGTCGGAGGTCACCTTATATCAGCTTTAATGGGGGTTACGGTGTATCAAGTATGCGGTGATGCTTGGTGGGCCATAGCCTTGGGTGTAACGTCGGCCATTGTAGCCATGACCTTAACCCGTACATTACACCCGCCAGGCGGAGCCACAGCCTTTATTGCTGTTTACACCGCCCAGGACTTCGGTTTTATTTTTTCTCCAGTTGGGCTAGGTGCCTTGTGCCTGGTTCTTATTGCATTGCTAGTAAATAATATATCAACCGAACGCAAATACCCGGACTACTGGTATTAA